Proteins co-encoded in one Bombus pyrosoma isolate SC7728 linkage group LG4, ASM1482585v1, whole genome shotgun sequence genomic window:
- the LOC122566427 gene encoding uncharacterized protein LOC122566427 isoform X5 produces the protein MDDAAECFENILLRIHLHIASGEAEDMCSARHCVPHQKFAMTLVEQSVCGACGATSEPLPFTQMVHYVSASALTSQARQTPPNSRNSPDLFGQLLRKAGGMGDIRDCPSSCGAKIQICRTLMNRPEIVSVGVVWDSERPSLEHIMDVFATVGTSLRLSDVFHSVVDSRWGASTVHNLVGVVTYYGKHYSTFFFHTKLKVWIYFDDATVKEIGPRWEQVVEKCRRGRYQPLLLLYATPGGTPVNTENAPKTVTPFPNGNGLKTPPKNNVRRSITPSPEKPSINSTARRAITPNPDSPPHPYTQRRIYSDYQNLTDIQNNIFGNQGVDTVDGEAESKYISRRAVENVMQQQKKQQMQLTRSLSAGSTPQDAISIPDHLNVPRRRDSGNWSGDRNSASSSSSTTMDNPYLYIVNKMQRNSGVPKSPTSKSGELSSSSSGHYDAGYDSYSLSSTDSLPLQQGLKHNLQLAQIPEGYQASSGDDCERLCKETDALLDKSRAAEDAGDLSTAVALCSAASSKARAAMDAPYNNPHTIRTARMKHNTCVMRTRSLHRRMLQEQATANGEKEEGAPEGRHSRENSKSGQHSRQSSRDKGNHSRQNSRELLVNPPSTTTDKPATKSIEIYATLPKKKTLRSKATAVNVIEDEEYMLYDRPMQRTGLFSRTKRCDDDKKDKKRARSEERNKNVSKDFSIAPSRSSPSPKGAKVEKSKENDTIANNVRNSQPNNANGEQKQGKKQHKIRRKLLMGGLIKRKNRSMPDLREGQDGQTNASVEGTSNTLPKQSVDDSSVGLKGNEVCQSLSGYLSEGHLEFTGNSNGSPGSTSNPNLERSRLMRKSFHGSAGKVLHVAKVPPPPPLRTTSQLSKSKCSGEVHNEQQSEKSVYPTSESQCTSNPPQDQNGTYWNHVNATNSTGGANRTSNYTDYSSESHSLPFLPSYSMEQNGANVPTSCPSNYNSKPRIQDDVVQYANGILYEPTFVVTRADVHNEQSPVKQQNQVDSLPPYPDSGNVSHSRQPSEDFPPPPYPSIHSVSHSRQASEDFPPPPPPIDESSNHVHDQQQYQEQYQHQYQQQQYQQYQQHQQQQQIVHMQQRQQQLDNQHISSLLSQLQMKRDQILACEAPREEKKSEEQEEEEKSSGETWLRELQAKQAERRMKKQGPLEQDIPKVRSSAPTISGPTIARRTSDLMMNSLGQSYDQSSRDVPDCPRVVSSVKDMAARFEQIKLQPVPKTEPDQKILMKQNVNCVSPSPLLDAPQDVQVEESRPMKLSTENLANFTKTDNSSSQSIMNSSFESSSSQNSFISTTAPNNPMQTQQSGLNQAIMSMSLTLPHENGLPIDYPEDDISEVAMQNTIQNTTILPSEDDIAPRKVKRRIGKKKSVSFCDQVVLVATAEDDEKDSYIPNPILERVLRSAMNKPETAQVLREIRSLQEAEMNRENCTATKFQQQTLPLKSEADSVPATPYQDQLRSVNPIPIPDTIKPTFGRQNSNESVGSLSDKKLCGSYGNEGQDVVRDTYSGLPHVSKPPTSYSPQLQQQIRYSQNGYMPYLQSQSTYPQAQTSHPRNQGIPLSQTQKPASPYPTQIQYVQNNVQQQKGMSQKSSYQTYYQLEQQHNQMNKQMSQQQQPNMNQRITNHNASPITVQHSQQQFVYPPTQSPSPYQNQYSHSSYQGYPYQSVPQQNRINQPLPQYQPPPNPPTSYQQQQSIQNYQQRHDNYQRAPQKTDQQNILAPNQTYPNALQNGQIQSNMKYPTYQHPPVSKQSKQMHFVPTSKGNPTVAQSTSPLQKPTVGGTARTAPCHLCRKKQVTEPAIYCSDCDFYMSRFRPKN, from the exons ATGGTTCATTACGTGTCAGCGTCGGCACTGACGTCGCAAGCTCGACAGACACCTCCGAATTCGCGGAACAGTCCGGATCTCTTCGGTCAGCTCTTGCGAAAAGCCGGAGGCATGGGCGACATCAGGGACTGTCCG AGCTCCTGTGGTGCAAAAATCCAAATCTGTCGGACCCTGATGAACCGACCGGAAATCGTTTCCGTCGGAGTCGTATGGGATAGCGAACGGCCGTCGTTGGAGCATATCATGGACGTTTTCGCAACCGTGGGAACGTCCCTCAGATTGAGCGATGTTTTCCACAGTGTAGTGGACTCTCGATGGGGTGCCTCGACCGTGCACAATCTCGTTGGAGTCGTCACATATTACGGGAAACACTACTCCACCTTCTTTTTTCACACTAAACTGAag GTATGGATTTACTTTGACGACGCAACCGTCAAAGAAATTGGACCACGGTGGGAACAGGTGGTGGAAAAGTGCAGAAGAGGCAGGTATCAGCCGTTGCTTTTGTTGTACGCAACTCCTGGAGGAACTCCGGTGAATACGGAGAATGCCCCGAAAACCGTGACGCCTTTTCCGAACGGAAATGGACTGAAGACACCCCCGAAGAATAAtgttcgacgatcgatcaCGCCCAGCCCGGAAAAACCATCGATCAACAGTACCGCCAGACGTGCCATCACACCGAATCCTGATAGTCCTCCTCACCCTTACACGCAACGCAGGATTTATAGTGATTATCAGAATCTGACGGACATTCAGAACAACATCTTTGGAAATCAG GGTGTTGATACCGTCGATGGAGAGGCGGAATCCAAGTATATCAGTCGACGTGCCGTGGAAAACGTGATGCAACAGCAGAAGAAACAGCAAATGCAGCTGACACGTAGTCTAAGCGCAGGATCGACACCACAGGATGCTATCAGTATTCCTGACCACTTGAACGTACCACGGAGGCGAGATTCTGGAAACTGGTCTGGTGACCGGAACAGCGCTTCCTCGAGTTCCTCCACCACGATGGATAATCCGTATTTGTACATCGTCAATAAAATGCAGAGGAACTCGGGTGTGCCAAAAAGCCCGACCAGCAAATCTGGAGAACTCTCAAGTAGTAGCAGTGGCCATTACGACGCTGGATACGACTCGTATTCTTTGTCGTCCACGGATAGCCTTCCGCTCCAGCAAGGGCTAAAGCATAACCTGCAG CTTGCCCAGATTCCGGAAGGCTACCAAGCTTCCTCAGGCGACGACTGTGAGCGCCTCTGCAAAGAAACCGACGCACTCTTGGACAAATCTCGAGCTGCTGAGGACGCGGGCGACCTCAGCACCGCGGTTGCTTTGTGCAGTGCAGCCAGCAGCAAAGCTAGAGCCGCCATGGATGCACCGTACAACAATCCTCACACTATCAGAACAGCAAGGATGAAGCACAATACTTGCGTGATGAGGACCAGGAGTCTCCACAGAAGAATGTTGCAGGAGCAGGCAACAgcgaatggagaaaaagaag AAGGAGCACCAGAAGGTAGACATTCACGAGAGAACAGCAAATCTGGCCAACACTCTCGACAGAGTTCCAGGGACAAAGGAAACCATTCTCGACAAAACAGCCGAGAACTCCTAGTAAATCCTCCCTCTACAACTACTGACAAACCTGCCACAAAGAGCATCGAGATCTACGCCACGTTACCAAAAAAGAAGACCCTACGCAGCAAAGCAACAGCCGTGAATGTGATCGAGGATGAGGAGTACATGTTATACGATCGACCAATGCAAAGGACAGGATTATTCAGTCGTACCAAACGTTGTGACGACGATAAGAAAGACAAGAAACGAGCTCGAagtgaagaaagaaacaagaacgTCTCTAAAGACTTCTCTATTGCTCCCTCCCGTTCTTCTCCCTCGCCGAAAGGAGCCAAAGTGGAAAAATCTAAAGAAAATGACACGATTGCCAATAATGTACGAAATTCTCAACCGAATAATGCCAATGGTGAACAAAAACAAGGCAAAAAGCAACacaaaattcgaagaaaattattgatgGGCGGGTTGATCAAGAGGAAGAATAGGAGCATGCCAGATTTACGAGAAGGCCAGGATGGACAAACAAACGCCAGCGTGGAGGGTACCTCCAACACTTTACCGAAGCAGTCAGTGGACGATTCAAGCGTTGGTTTAAAGGGCAACGAGGTGTGCCAATCTCTAAGTGGCTATTTATCAGAAGGACACCTAGAGTTTACTGGAAATAGTAATGGCAGCCCAGGCAGTACTAGTAATCCAAATTTGGAGAGAAGTCGTCTGATGAGGAAGAGCTTCCACGGCAGCGCCGGCAAAGTGTTACACGTAGCGAAGGTTCCCCCGCCTCCTCCGCTCAGGACCACTTCTCAACTTAGCAAGTCTAAGTGTTCGGGCGAAGTGCACAACGAGCAGCAATCTGAAAAATCGGTCTATCCAACATCAGAAAGTCAATGTACTTCTAATCCACCACAAGATCAGAATGGAACATATTGGAATCACGTAAACGCGACAAATTCAACTGGTGGAGCTAATAGAACATCTAATTACACCGATTACTCGTCCGAGTCTCATTCTCTTCCATTCTTACCTTCTTATAGTATGGAACAAAATGGCGCGAATGTACCAACGTCCTGCCCGTCGAATTATAACAGCAAACCTAGAATTCAGGATGACGTGGTACAGTATGCTAATGGAATCTTGTACGAACCCACGTTTGTGGTTACCAGAGCGGATGTGCACAATGAACAGAGTCCTGTGAAACAGCAAAATCAAGTGGATTCTCTGCCTCCATATCCTGACAGTGGAAATGTTTCTCATTCAAGACAACCCAGCGAAGACTTCCCCCCTCCGCCATATCCTTCTATTCATTCTGTATCTCATTCGAGGCAAGCTAGCGAGGACTTTCCACCACCGCCACCTCCTATTGATGAAAGCTCTAACCATGTTCATGATCAACAACAGTATCAGGAACAGTATCAACATCAGTATCAGCAGCAACAGTATCAGCAGTATCAACAGCACCAACAACAGCAACAGATTGTACATATGCAGCAGCGTCAACAGCAGCTGGATAATCAACATATTAGTAGCTTATTGTCCCAGTTGCAGATGAAAAGGGATCAGATTTTAGCCTGTGAAGCTccaagagaggaaaagaaatccGAAGAacaggaggaagaagagaaatcgTCTGGAGAGACTTGGTTACGTGAATTGCAGGCGAAACAGGCAGAGAGGAGGATGAAGAAGCAAGGTCCTCTTGAACAAGATATTCCAAAGGTTAGATCGTCTGCTCCAACAATTTCAGGACCAACGATCGCCAGGAGAACGAGCGATTTGATGATGAATAGTCTTGGCCAAAGTTACGATCAATCCAGTCGGGATGTGCCCGATTGTCCAAGGGTCGTTTCTTCTGTTAAAGACATGGCTGCTAGATTCGAGCAAATTAAGCTGCAACCAGTGCCTAAAACAGAACCAGACCAGAAAATTCTAATGAAGCAAAACGTGAACTGCGTTTCTCCTTCTCCACTGTTAGATGCTCCTCAGGATGTACAAGTGGAAGAATCGAGGCCAATGAAGCTATCCACAGAAAATTTAGCGAACTTTACTAAAACTGACAATTCCTCGAGTCAGTCGATCATGAATTCGAGCTTCGAATCTAGTTCCAGTCAGAACAGTTTTATTTCCACTACAGCCCCGAATAATCCCATGCAAACGCAACAGAGCGGATTAAATCAAGCAATCATGTCGATGTCTCTTACGCTACCACACGAAAACGGTTTGCCTATTGATTATCCAGAAGATGATATCAGCGAAGTTGCTATGCAGAATACCATACAGAATACGACGATTCTACCAAGTGAGGATGATATCGCGCCGAGGAAAGTGAAACGACGTataggaaagaagaaaagcgtGTCGTTCTGTGACCAAGTCGTTCTCGTTGCAACTGCAGAGGACGACGAGAAAGATTCTTATATACCTAATCCGATTCTGGAAAGGGTTCTTCGATCAGCGATGAACAAACCAGAAACTGCTCAAGTCCTTCGAGAGATTAGAAGTCTTCAGGAAGCGGAGATGAATAGAGAGAATTGCACTGCCACCAAATTCCAACAGCAGACTCTGCCACTGAAAAGCGAAGCGGACAGTGTTCCTGCGACTCCGTATCAAGATCAGTTGAGAAGCGTAAACCCTATACCTATACCAGACACGATTAAACCTACTTTTGGAAGGCAAAATTCAAACGAGTCGGTGGGATCATTGTCAGACAAGAAATTATGTGGTTCTTATGGTAATGAAGGGCAGGATGTTGTCAGGGATACCTACTCAGGACTTCCCCATGTATCCAAACCACCTACATCGTATTCTCCCCAACTCCAACAACAGATAAGATACTCTCAGAATGGATACATGCCATATTTGCAGTCTCAGTCAACGTATCCCCAAGCACAGACGTCTCATCCAAGAAACCAAGGCATTCCTCTGTCTCAAACCCAGAAACCAGCCAGTCCTTACCCCACTCAAATTCAGTATGTACAGAACAACGTGCAGCAACAGAAAGGAATGTCCCAAAAGAGCAGCTATCAGACTTATTACCAGTTAGAACAACAACATAATCAGATGAACAAGCAGATGTCTCAGCAACAGCAACCTAACATGAATCAGAGGATTACGAATCACAATGCAAGTCCCATAACTGTTCAGCATTCGCAGCAGCAATTTGTATATCCACCAACTCAATCTCCGAGCCCTTATCAGAACCAATACAGCCACAGTTCCTATCAAGGTTATCCCTACCAATCGGTTCCTCAGCAGAATAGAATAAACCAACCTCTTCCACAGTATCAGCCACCACCCAATCCTCCAACTTCCTATCAACAACAACAGAGCATACAGAATTACCAACAAAGACACGATAATTATCAGAGGGCACCGCAGAAGACCgatcaacaaaatattttggcACCAAATCAAACGTATCCTAATGCATTGCAAAATGGCCAGATCCAGTCGAATATGAAGTATCCTACGTACCAGCATCCCCCTGTGTCTAAACAGAGCAAACAAATGCATTTTGTGCCCACGTCAAAGGGTAACCCGACAGTGGCACAATCTACGTCTCCGTTACAAAAGCCTACAGTTGGTGGCACTGCAAGAACCGCGCCATGTCATCTCTGCCGGAAGAAACAGGTGACTGAACCTGCTATTTACTGTTCAGACTGCGACTTTTACATGTCTCGTTTCCGGCCAAAAAATTGA